The sequence aaaagttgaatgTAGGactacattacaaaattcagggatgtgtttgaaggatagctgtgtttctttTTACAAGTTGTCCTGGGAACCGTAAATTAGATGAGTTCAACTCTGTTTTCATTAAGATGTGCACTGAATTGAACCaaaatgaatttctcccccattcctacacTCTCCTGGTACTGTTGCAAGCATTTCATCACAGTGACAATGCTTTCCATTTACCTAGAGTGCTCCTAAAATGTTATGTCTGTGTCCATCATTAATTTTTAGATGAGGAGCAAAGGGACTGTGACACCTCAAACCACAAAGTGTAAGTCATGCTTCCCACTTCCTCTGATTTTTTCCCTTCAGCAGAGATACATTGTCTGCATAATGGAACAACGCAACCAGACCAGTATCAAAGAGTTCATATTTGTGGGATTCTCCAGCGATCGAGCCGCCAATTTGTGCCTCTTTACAGTGGTTCTCTCCATGTACTTCATCACCCTGACAGGTAACACACTCATCATTGTGGCCATCCGTATTGACCCACGGCTCAGCACACCAATGTACTTCTTCCTGACCAATCTCTCTTTCCTGGACATCTGCTACACAACAAGTGTGGTGCCTCAACTTCTGGTTCATTTCCTGACTAGTCCAAAGACCATCTCCTTCAACAGATGCATGGCCCAGCTCTGTATCTCTTTGACCTTTGGCAGCATTGAGTTTATCCTGTTGGCAGCCATGGCTTATGACAGATATGTGGCTGTTTGCTATCCCTTGCATTATAAGGTCATCATGAACAGGACAGTGTGTATTCAGTTGGCACTAGCTTCCTGGATTGGTGGCTTCCTCAATGCTCTAGTCCAAACTGGGTTCACCATGCACCTTCACTTCTGCACTTTCAACATCATCAACCACTTTGCTTGTGAAGTCCTGGGTGTTAT comes from Podarcis raffonei isolate rPodRaf1 chromosome 13, rPodRaf1.pri, whole genome shotgun sequence and encodes:
- the LOC128399811 gene encoding olfactory receptor-like protein OLF3, with amino-acid sequence MEQRNQTSIKEFIFVGFSSDRAANLCLFTVVLSMYFITLTGNTLIIVAIRIDPRLSTPMYFFLTNLSFLDICYTTSVVPQLLVHFLTSPKTISFNRCMAQLCISLTFGSIEFILLAAMAYDRYVAVCYPLHYKVIMNRTVCIQLALASWIGGFLNALVQTGFTMHLHFCTFNIINHFACEVLGVIKLACSETFINEIMLMVAGVIVLLIPCILIMLSYVYIIRAILRIHSSEGRHRAFSTCSSHLTVVTFCYGTAAFAYMNPRTNTSPNQDKMLAFVYAVVTPMLNPIIYSLRNKEVKGALAKAVRKNVPTES